The following DNA comes from Picosynechococcus sp. PCC 7003.
CGACCTCATGCCGCGGGAAGTGCCTTTAGTGCTGGATGCCGATGCCCTTAATTGGCTGGCCGAAGAAGATCTAGAAGTACTCCAAAACCGTCATTTCCCAACGATTTTGACCCCCCATCTCGGTGAATTTAAACGTCTGTTTGCGGATCAAATTCCCATCACCGCCGACCGATTTCAGATGACCCAAATGGCAGCTCAACTGACCGGGGCGATCGCCCTTTTGAAGGGGGCAAAAACTGTGATTGCCCGGCCCGATGGTGTGACCCATTGCGTTACAGAAAGTACCCCAGCCCTAGCCCGGGGCGGCAGTGGTGATGTTCTCCTGGGTTTAATCGGTGGCCTTTTGGCCCAACATCCAGAGGCCCCTTTAGAAATTGCGGCGATCGCCGCTTGGTGGCACGCCCAAGCCGGAATTCTTGCAGCCCAGGCCAAAACCGTTGCCGGGGTCGATGGGGTCACTTTGGCGGAATTTCTCATTAAAGTTTTACAGCAATGGCCAACAAAATCTGCCTGAGCGTAAACCTCTGGGAACGACCTAGGGAGAAGTGGGCGGCCGAAAAACTTGCATTAATATCTTGAGGGGTGGTTTTTGCCAGTAATCAATGTGGGAAATGATTAAGTTATCGGCGTTGATTTCCAAAAGACTATGGCCAGAAATGCGTAAACGGGGTTGCCAGGGCAGAGGGCAAGTCATGGATAGCGTCCAATCGCTGCGGATGGTTTGTTGAGTTTGCTGGAGGTCGTGGAGTTCCAAGTGAATATCCCGAAACCAGCGTCCTAAAAAACCGATCATTTTTTGATAGCGTTCGCGCCCCCGGAACCGATTGAGGGGGTCTTGGAAAAAAACATCGTCGCTGTAAATGGCAAAGGTTTGATCCTGGGGAAAGTTTTGGTAATCCTGGCGCAAGATATCGAGGAGATCCATCGGCAAAACCTGTGACTATTGGGTACGAATTTCGAGGCGGGCTTGGCTGGTGGTTTCTATTGCGTCTTCTGTGGGGTCAGCGGCAGCTTGTTCGCCATAGCCGACCACGAGCCAGCGATAATCACCGGGGAGAGCCTCAGCAAGGTAAGTTTGGACGGCCTGGGCCTGCTGTTGGGCGAGGCTTGTGGCCTTGGT
Coding sequences within:
- a CDS encoding DUF2358 domain-containing protein, whose product is MDLLDILRQDYQNFPQDQTFAIYSDDVFFQDPLNRFRGRERYQKMIGFLGRWFRDIHLELHDLQQTQQTIRSDWTLSMTCPLPWQPRLRISGHSLLEINADNLIISHIDYWQKPPLKILMQVFRPPTSP